The following nucleotide sequence is from Corylus avellana chromosome ca7, CavTom2PMs-1.0.
cTTTCTCTAAGGTTTTTAGAGTTTGTGAATATCGAAATGAGGCTAAATGGTTGAGAAGCATTGTTTAGAATAAACCCATGCACGCACAAAATGGTAGAAATGTCTTAAGGTACCAAGTCGAATATTCGTAAGTAAGTTACCTCATTTATCGTTCGTTCTTACATGACTCCAAACTCAAAGGTATAAGGTTAATTTAAAACACACTTAAGTttaattatacaattttttatttttatggtgttACACCAAACTACCCTTAGTGGGTGATAGGGTTGTTCAGCCACCCCTCGTTTGGCTAAATGGGTTGGCTTGAACACCtccttcaaaattttcatcttttttttggctatttgggTGGCTCGATCACCCTTTGcgtttgtttatatatatagtccttatatttttattgtagaTGGCATNNNNNNNNNNNNNNNNNNNNNNNNNNNNNNNNNNNNNNNNNNNNNNNNNNNNNNNNNNNNNNNNNNNNNNNNNNNNNNNNNNNNNNNNNNNNNNNNNNNNTAATTTACTTTATTGGCTATTGGGCATGTGTTTCTTCAATTATTGGGtgtttttttaagtaacatcataataaataaacaacacatattatttgtttttattatattattataatttgaaATCGTTTATTTTGTTCAATCTAAAATCATCCACATACTTATcaatattcacaaaatacacacacacacacacacacatatatatatatataatctaagcATCTATGTTTAATCATTATCTTTCCTTAATAAGTGAAACATTTTAATTGGAATGGAGTAAAttgtgattattttaatttaaatatcatattaaataatcagttattttaaaaataataaatttaattattttattaaaattaatgaTCTAGTTTACGAAAATTATATAAAGTACGATATAAAAAAATctcacaattttaaataaaatatgaagaatttgATACTTAACGTGAAATAGTAAacaaggaattaaaaaaatataaatattgcATATCAAGTTTGAGTCTTGTTAAGACATGAATATAAGACtttaaatcaatttaattaaatagattaaatcTTTTTACCTTAGCCCGTTTATTCTGAACCAAGTTTGCGAAACGTGTCTAAAATACTAAGCACAAAAACTCTGACACAAGTCCATTAATTACTTGGCAGGCACATAGCAATCACGGACCATGGTCCCATTGATAATTATGATTGCATCATTCGCTTTCTTCACAATCCCGATTGATCACCATGAATGCGCTCCCATTGTTGGCCACGTGTTCGTCTTGGTTGCGGGACTCTCATAATCTCATTTCTGTTACATATACGTGGGCAGTGGCGGATCCAGCTATTTAAcattgggggtgccgctaaaatttttttgacgtcctaaatttttttttcaccctaaaaatttggtaattcacacaatatttgcatcacaaaaaatatctataaaagtttataaatatgtgctgaaattgatatattataaatgtaacatgtcgacactacatcaaaaagatagaaatacaaaaaagtgtctagaactgcactttacggtcttttagaagtacaaaatcatcaagtatcgaatctaaatcgaaactctcagcaatttccctttcaatatagagaactaaactatttgcaagaaaatcatcctccattttgttacgaagtcgtgttttaacaattttcattgctgaaaatgctcgttcggtagttgctgtagacactagaagagtcaaaacaagacgaatcaatctatcaataagatcatatgtctttgattttttcgcctttgccaatccttggcataattctgcaatggaagacaaattttgtaatgtcggATCAGCAAGCTTATCAACTTCAAAATACCTCAACtgatatctcaaattaattttctcctgctcagaaaaatcaagaggataatACTTCTCTGCAAGGATACATATATCGTCAATTTTAAAGGATTCATAAGCATCTTTTGGATTCAAAGCAGAGCTAAGTGTCAAAAGTTCCATCGCCTTTTCACCAAACCTACTAtcaagctcttgcaattgaaagtcgatagtagtattgaatatgtcaaaatgataatgatgctccAATGTAATGTGATTCTTTTGACTACGACCTCGACCTTCAATATAAGGAGCACTCAAATCTGGAATGCCAATTTCAGCTTTCTTGGAGAAAGAGACAATGTTCTCAAGCAAATTATCCCAACCATCatctctcaacttttggatAAGTTTTTTTGCAATAGAAACTGAATTAATAGCATTCAAAATGTCTTGAGATTTTTGCTGCAAAACTTGACAAAGAACATCAGTAATGCCCATAATTTCCTTCATTagatgtaaaataaatatgaactcGAAGGATGTAAGCATTTTATAAGCAGCCTTAGCATCTCCTCGTTGAGAGTAAGTACCTCCTTCTCTTTCAACATCTTCAAGCACTGTACAAGTAGCATCAAACATCCTTATTAGgctacaaatagaattaaaatgcgaaccccaacgagaatcaccagctcgtttcaaagtgccaatttgATTAGCCCCTTTTCCAGTTTCAAGCTCACCAATAGCTTCCATATGTGCAATTTGTGTTGCATGAACAGCTTGTAGTTGATCATGACGTTTACATGAAGCACTGGCCACATTGATAACAAAgttcaaatttgtgaagaacaCATGAACAAGAGACACCTCTCTAGATGCagcaactaatgctaattgtaatcgatgagcaaaacaatgaacatagtatgcacaagaacaatctttaagaaataatgcttgcaatcccttccattcaccacgcatgttactagcaccatcatatccttgtccacggatattttgaatatcaaggCAATAACGAAAGAGAACATCAGATATTCCATTCTTTAGAGTCAATGCCGATGTATCTTTAACATGAACTATATCAAAGAAAcgttcttgtataaaaccatctttgtcaacaaatctcaaaacaattgccatttgttctctcttagactcatcACGTGCCTCATCAACAATGATGCAAAATTTAGAGTCTCCAATATCTTCACGAATTTTCTCTCGC
It contains:
- the LOC132188565 gene encoding uncharacterized protein LOC132188565, which translates into the protein MSKFKTIDSFFKRKEADISKSNTLLESNAETSNPNERHLKSPRVEDEEHPFESPIAETQEIYFKSSTLNVNEVDVSSISIERDPGLRPPMWDYPVNRRDEIRRAYLKHGPNRFILANYPLSGPENPPRRFQASWFTQFPWLEYSRSKDAAYCLPCYLFTMKRDGRPGWDVFTIKGFRNWRKVHEGKNCAFLTHIGEDPCSPHNNAMKSYEDLRNQSRHIDKVLNAQSMEQIQNNRLRVKTSIDVTRWLAFQGCASRGHDETVDSKNRGNFLELIKLLASYNDKVASVVLENAPKSAKYISHTIQKEILQVIASKVREKIREDIGDSKFCIIVDEARDESKREQMAIVLRFVDKDGFIQERFFDIVHVKDTSALTLKNGISDVLFRYCLDIQNIRGQGYDGASNMRGEWKGLQALFLKDCSCAYYVHCFAHRLQLALVAASREVSLVHVFFTNLNFVINVASASCKRHDQLQAVHATQIAHMEAIGELETGKGANQIGTLKRAGDSRWGSHFNSICSLIRMFDATCTVLEDVEREGGTYSQRGDAKAAYKMLTSFEFIFILHLMKEIMGITDVLCQVLQQKSQDILNAINSVSIAKKLIQKLRDDGWDNLLENIVSFSKKAEIGIPDLSAPYIEGRGRSQKNHITLEHHYHFDIFNTTIDFQLQELDSRFGEKAMELLTLSSALNPKDAYESFKIDDICILAEKYYPLDFSEQEKINLRYQLRYFEVDKLADPTLQNLSSIAELCQGLAKAKKSKTYDLIDRLIRLVLTLLVSTATTERAFSAMKIVKTRLRNKMEDDFLANSLVLYIEREIAESFDLDSILDDFVLLKDRKVQF